GCATAGAGTGTTCCCGCTACCTCTGTTAAAAAACCGCCAGATTCTTGACCCAGGTGCCCACCTGCAACAGCCAGGCGTGATGATCATGGTGGCTCGGCAGATGATGTGACCCGGACTGGATCTGATGCAGTAAATGGCCGACGCTGGTATCCATGATCTTCAGCAACGGCGTTGGATGCAAACCGATCCAGAAGACAAAAACAGCCAGGAAAAGTAATGTAACGATCTCCCTGCCATTGAGATCGGCAAGGGCGTGATGGCCGCCACCTTCTCCATGATCATCATGATGGCCATGGCCATCGGAGTCCGCCCAGACCATTTTCTGAAACAGGCGCAGCATATAAGCGGCCGCCAGAATTGCCCCGGGAATCGCCAGTGCCCCCACCAGTTTATACTTGGTAAATGCGCCAACCAGAACCAGTAGTTCACCGACAAAGCTGTTGGTTCCGGGGAACGCGAACGAAGAAAGGGTAAAAATGCCCAGAAAGGTAACATAGATGGGCATCACCATCCCCAAGGCAGCATTATCCTTGATTTCCCGGCTATGGGTCCGTTCGTAGATAATGCCAATGCAGATAAAGAGGGCACCGGTAGTTATCCCGTGATTGATCATCTGCAGCATGGCACCCTTTATGCCTTGGTCATTGAGGAGAAAGATTCCCAAAGTGACAAACCCCATGTGTCCGACACTGGAATAGGCAATCAGTTTCTTGATATCACTCTGCCCCAGGGCCAGGTAGCCGCCGAAAATAATTGACATGATCGACAGGGCCAGCAGGTAGGGCATGCAGGTCATGGTGGCAGCCGGAGCCATGGGCAGGCAGAAGCGCAGAAACCCGTAGCCGCCCATTTTCAATAAGATACTGGCCAGAATCACACTTCCTGCTGTCGGCGCTTCAACGTGGGCAGCCGGCAGCCAGGTATGGAGAGGAAACATGGGAATTTTGATGGCAAAAGCCAGAGCGCAGGCAAGAAAAACCCACATCTGGTACTGATAGGAATACTGGTGGGCCATCAGCTCGGGGATGAAAAAGGTGCCGGTCTTGATATACAGGGCAATAATGGCCACCAGCAGAAAAATACTGCCGGTCAGCGTATAAAGGAAAAACTTGATGGAAGCATAATCCTTGCGCGGCCCCCCCCAAACGGCA
The nucleotide sequence above comes from Candidatus Anaeroferrophillus wilburensis. Encoded proteins:
- a CDS encoding NADH-quinone oxidoreductase subunit M, whose amino-acid sequence is MEQYLIANTLSYPILSAILLIPLVGALITLFLGGDGILKSWGLLVTLLTAVVSLPLYGHFDLHTAKFQFAEVYHWFPALHLNYEVGVDGISVLLVLLTTLVMPLCILCSWSYIKERFKEFVFVVLIMEAAMIGVFICLNTVMFYIFWEAMLIPMYLLIAVWGGPRKDYASIKFFLYTLTGSIFLLVAIIALYIKTGTFFIPELMAHQYSYQYQMWVFLACALAFAIKIPMFPLHTWLPAAHVEAPTAGSVILASILLKMGGYGFLRFCLPMAPAATMTCMPYLLALSIMSIIFGGYLALGQSDIKKLIAYSSVGHMGFVTLGIFLLNDQGIKGAMLQMINHGITTGALFICIGIIYERTHSREIKDNAALGMVMPIYVTFLGIFTLSSFAFPGTNSFVGELLVLVGAFTKYKLVGALAIPGAILAAAYMLRLFQKMVWADSDGHGHHDDHGEGGGHHALADLNGREIVTLLFLAVFVFWIGLHPTPLLKIMDTSVGHLLHQIQSGSHHLPSHHDHHAWLLQVGTWVKNLAVF